The proteins below come from a single Enterobacteriaceae endosymbiont of Donacia fulgens genomic window:
- the serS gene encoding serine--tRNA ligase, with protein sequence MLDVKLLRNNINYVYSILKKRNFFLDINLINQLEKKRKDIQIRIENLQIKRNQISKILSKKNINNTSELKNKVIHINKKILKDKIIFNDIKKNINNIYISIPNLPLDDVPIGNNSKENKEIKKWGKKNKYNFPIRDHLELGYLNKGIDLEAGVSLSGSKFFVLKGLIAYLYRILIQFMLNIHITNHHYTEIYVPYIVNKRALYGTGQLPKFSKDLLHIKNFKNSDICEEFLIPTAEVPLTNLVYNKIIEEKKLPIKLVAHSPCFRSEVGSYGKYNKGLIRTHQFDKVELVQLVKPKNSLIALEQITNNAEKILQLLELPYRKVLLCTGDMSFASSKTYDLEVWFPSKNKYYEISSCSNMWDFQSRRIKARYRRIRDKKVLFIHTLNGSGLAIGRTLAAIMENYQLKNGNIKIPKILRTYMNGLKYIK encoded by the coding sequence ATGTTAGACGTAAAATTATTAAGGAATAATATTAATTATGTATATTCAATTTTAAAAAAAAGAAACTTTTTTTTAGATATTAATTTAATAAATCAATTAGAAAAAAAACGTAAAGATATACAAATAAGAATAGAAAATCTACAGATTAAAAGAAATCAAATATCTAAAATTTTATCAAAAAAAAATATTAATAATACATCTGAATTAAAAAACAAAGTAATTCATATTAATAAAAAAATTTTAAAAGATAAAATTATATTTAATGATATAAAAAAAAATATAAATAATATTTATATTTCAATACCTAATTTACCATTAGATGATGTACCGATAGGAAATAATTCAAAAGAAAATAAAGAAATAAAAAAATGGGGGAAAAAAAATAAATATAATTTTCCTATACGTGATCACCTAGAATTAGGTTATTTAAATAAAGGTATTGATTTAGAAGCAGGTGTTAGTTTAAGTGGTTCAAAATTTTTTGTATTAAAAGGATTAATTGCTTATTTATATAGAATACTTATTCAATTTATGTTAAATATTCATATTACTAATCATCATTATACAGAAATTTATGTCCCTTATATAGTAAATAAAAGAGCTTTATATGGTACTGGACAATTACCTAAATTTAGTAAGGATCTTTTACATATAAAAAATTTTAAAAATTCTGATATATGTGAAGAATTTTTAATACCTACAGCAGAAGTACCTTTAACAAATTTAGTATATAATAAAATTATTGAAGAAAAAAAATTACCAATTAAATTAGTCGCTCATAGTCCCTGTTTTAGGTCAGAAGTTGGTTCATATGGTAAATATAATAAAGGATTAATACGTACACATCAATTTGATAAAGTAGAATTAGTACAACTAGTTAAACCTAAAAATTCTCTTATTGCTTTAGAACAAATTACTAATAATGCAGAAAAAATATTACAATTATTAGAACTACCATATAGAAAAGTATTGTTATGTACAGGTGATATGAGTTTTGCATCAAGTAAAACTTATGATTTAGAAGTATGGTTTCCTTCAAAAAATAAATATTATGAAATTTCTTCTTGCTCTAATATGTGGGATTTTCAATCTAGAAGAATAAAAGCTAGATATAGAAGAATAAGAGATAAAAAAGTTTTGTTTATACATACTTTAAATGGTTCTGGATTAGCAATTGGTAGAACATTAGCCGCTATTATGGAAAATTATCAACTTAAAAATGGAAATATTAAAATTCCTAAAATTTTAAGAACATATATGAATGGATTAAAATATATAAAATAA
- the argR gene encoding transcriptional regulator ArgR yields the protein MNLISTKKKEANLIKIFKNLIKKEKFSTQTEIVRALQEEGFNNINQSKVSRMLTKFGAVRIRNTKMEMVYCFPLELGVPNTTSPLKNLVLDIDYNDILIIIHTSPGAAQLIARLLDSLGKSEGILGTIAGDDTIFVVPTRLFKTIHLYNSIQNLFEQKF from the coding sequence ATGAATCTAATTTCTACAAAAAAAAAAGAAGCTAATTTAATTAAAATATTTAAAAATTTAATAAAAAAAGAAAAATTTAGTACACAAACAGAAATTGTACGTGCTTTACAAGAAGAAGGATTTAATAATATTAATCAATCTAAAGTATCTAGAATGTTAACAAAATTTGGAGCTGTAAGAATCAGAAATACTAAAATGGAAATGGTATATTGTTTTCCTTTAGAATTAGGTGTACCAAATACAACTAGTCCATTAAAAAATTTAGTATTAGACATTGATTATAATGATATTTTAATTATTATTCATACTAGTCCTGGAGCTGCTCAATTAATAGCTAGATTATTAGACTCTTTAGGTAAATCAGAAGGAATATTAGGTACAATTGCAGGTGATGATACTATTTTTGTAGTACCTACTCGTTTATTTAAAACTATTCATTTATATAATTCTATACAAAATTTATTCGAACAAAAATTTTAA
- the rplM gene encoding 50S ribosomal protein L13, which produces MNILLKKKIHRQWHLIDAKNKILGRLSSIIAYYLMGKHKIFYLPYTDIGDYIIIINANKIKITGNKKKNKFYFNHSGYSGGLKKISFEKLIKKNPCKIIQHSVKGMLPKNKIGILMLNRLKVYSGLTHKHIAQKQNILNI; this is translated from the coding sequence ATGAATATTTTATTAAAAAAAAAAATTCATCGTCAATGGCATCTTATAGATGCAAAAAATAAAATTTTAGGAAGATTATCAAGTATAATTGCATATTATTTGATGGGAAAACATAAAATTTTTTATTTACCTTATACTGATATTGGTGACTATATTATAATTATAAATGCTAATAAAATTAAAATTACAGGAAATAAAAAAAAAAATAAATTTTATTTTAATCATAGTGGTTACTCTGGAGGATTAAAAAAAATTTCATTTGAAAAATTAATTAAAAAAAATCCTTGTAAAATAATTCAACATTCTGTTAAAGGAATGTTACCTAAAAATAAAATAGGAATTTTAATGTTAAATAGATTAAAAGTTTATTCTGGGTTAACACATAAACATATAGCACAAAAACAAAATATTTTGAATATTTAA